From Bdellovibrio sp. KM01:
GACGAATTTAGAAAGTATCAAAAACAGGAACGCCGCCTGACAGCTGCGATCGTTTTGGTGTCTGTATTGGCGCCAGTTTCTTTTACTTTGTTGTTGGAAAGAAAATTTCATTGGACCGTTTGTGGAACGACAGCTCTTTTGTTTTTGGTGGCAGCCGTGGCTTTGCATGTTTACCGTGCGCAGGTGTCACAAAAGCTTTTAAAGAAGTATGAAAACCTTGAGGTGGGATCTGTGTTGGCGAAAAAGATTTCTCCAAAAGCCCCAAGTCGTTTTGTGATCACTAACACTGGCTACAATCACTTTTATCTAAAATGCCTGAATACGGGCGAGCAAGTTCTCGTGTCTAAACACAGAGTTCGCGAAGATTTCGATATTGCAAATTGATTTCAACATTCTCATGACGGAGCCTATTTCAAATGGAGGCTCCAGTGCGAAGACTTGCGTTTATTTCAGCGCTCTTCACTTTGCTATATCTAAAGATATCTGTCGCTGGTGTCTTGGATTATAGCTGCTCTTCGAAAACTCTGAATGGCGTCAATTTCAAATATTGTATCAATCAGGTTGATCGCACTCGCAATCAAGACATCGTCTATTTCTTTCATGGGATTTCCGCCAATGCGGAATCCTGGTTTAATAAAGGCGACACACGATCCATTTCCAAACGTTGGCTGCTAAAGGGTTACGAACCCACCGTGATCACTATTTCTTTCGGTCCGGCCTGGATGTTAGTGGACAACAACAAAGCGAAAACTCTGCCTCTTTTTAGAGACCACATTCTGCCATTTCTGGAAAACGAAGTGGGCGGCTTGGGGCAAGGTCGACGGATGTTGATTGGGCAATCCATGGGGGGTTTTAACGCTGCGGAAGCGACGTTAAGAATGCCCGGATATTTTTCTAAAGCACTTCTTTTGTGTCCAGCTCTGTCGGTGATTGGCCCGTATTCCAGCAACCAAGATATCGCCGATTATAAACGCCGGACTGGAGCTGAAAGCTTCCTGGTCGATTCCTTAATTGATATCTCTAAAAACTATATAGTTGATGCCGATGATTGGGATCATCACGATCCACTGAAGTTGCCAGCGTCTTATCCTCAGGGAATTTCTAAGCCACTCTATTATGTATCAACGGGTCGGGGAGACAACTTTGGTTTCCAAGAGGGCTCTGAACTGTTCGTTAATATCACAAAAAAATATAGCTTCCAGGCACAGTGGGCTCCCGTTTTCGGGTATCACTGCAGTTTCAATCGGCAGGGAGCTTCCGATTTTATTAGAGGAGTCTCGAAATGAACGATATGGAATCATATAAAGGGTTTAAAGAAGAAAATCGCATCAAGGGTGACGACATTAATGCAGATGAATACCGCGAGGAGATCCGGCAATTGATTGAAAAAGTCGTCCGCTTTTTAGTCGACCAGCCTG
This genomic window contains:
- a CDS encoding alpha/beta hydrolase-fold protein; translation: MRRLAFISALFTLLYLKISVAGVLDYSCSSKTLNGVNFKYCINQVDRTRNQDIVYFFHGISANAESWFNKGDTRSISKRWLLKGYEPTVITISFGPAWMLVDNNKAKTLPLFRDHILPFLENEVGGLGQGRRMLIGQSMGGFNAAEATLRMPGYFSKALLLCPALSVIGPYSSNQDIADYKRRTGAESFLVDSLIDISKNYIVDADDWDHHDPLKLPASYPQGISKPLYYVSTGRGDNFGFQEGSELFVNITKKYSFQAQWAPVFGYHCSFNRQGASDFIRGVSK